A window of Deinococcus aquaedulcis contains these coding sequences:
- a CDS encoding sugar ABC transporter substrate-binding protein — translation MKKALTILSLALLGQASAATITVWTHFGEGELAWLRTQAAQFKAKTGHTVNLVSVPFDQIPDKLIQSAPKGQGPDLVTTLPQDRLGQLAAAGVIEPMDKYVTSRTDYDRTALNAMTYQGKLFGIPMFAEAVAVIYNKKLVPTAPTTWAQFLAAAQKNSGSGKFGYLADLSNAYMQYGIISAYGGYVFKNNGGTLNVKDVGLANAGADKASAFLNDLRYKYNLVPEGVDGGAAKSAFVDGRLAMFLTGPWDMGDIKKAGIDYGIMNFPTPPGASGKWSPFVGVQGTMMNAYSKQKAVAAQFAKQISGSDAQVAFNKAGGRIPVSLSARTKLKADPVVVGFGRAISAGTPMPNVPQMGAVWGPWSQAVAQSVQKANQNYAQILDKAVQEINGNIK, via the coding sequence ATGAAAAAAGCCCTGACCATTCTGTCCCTTGCCCTGCTGGGCCAAGCCAGCGCCGCGACCATCACGGTCTGGACGCACTTCGGTGAGGGGGAGCTGGCGTGGCTGCGCACGCAGGCCGCCCAGTTCAAGGCCAAGACCGGCCACACGGTCAACCTCGTGTCGGTGCCCTTTGACCAGATTCCCGACAAGCTGATCCAGAGCGCCCCGAAGGGCCAGGGCCCGGACCTCGTGACCACCCTGCCCCAGGACCGCCTGGGCCAGCTGGCGGCGGCGGGCGTTATTGAGCCCATGGACAAGTACGTGACCAGCCGCACGGACTATGACCGCACTGCCCTGAACGCCATGACCTACCAGGGCAAGCTGTTCGGCATCCCCATGTTCGCCGAAGCCGTGGCCGTGATCTACAACAAGAAGCTGGTGCCCACGGCCCCCACCACCTGGGCCCAGTTCCTGGCCGCCGCCCAGAAGAACAGCGGCAGCGGCAAGTTCGGGTACCTCGCGGACCTGAGCAACGCCTACATGCAGTACGGGATCATCAGCGCCTACGGCGGTTATGTGTTCAAGAACAACGGCGGCACCCTGAACGTCAAGGACGTGGGTCTGGCCAACGCGGGCGCCGACAAGGCCAGCGCCTTCCTGAACGACCTGCGCTACAAGTACAACCTCGTGCCCGAGGGTGTGGACGGCGGCGCCGCCAAGAGCGCCTTCGTGGACGGCCGCTTGGCCATGTTCCTGACCGGGCCCTGGGACATGGGCGACATCAAGAAGGCCGGCATTGACTACGGCATCATGAACTTCCCCACCCCTCCCGGCGCCAGCGGCAAGTGGAGCCCCTTCGTGGGCGTGCAGGGCACCATGATGAACGCCTACAGCAAGCAGAAGGCGGTGGCCGCGCAGTTCGCCAAGCAGATCTCTGGCAGCGACGCGCAGGTGGCCTTTAACAAGGCGGGCGGGCGCATCCCCGTGAGCCTCTCGGCCCGCACCAAGCTGAAGGCCGACCCCGTGGTGGTGGGCTTTGGCCGCGCCATCAGCGCCGGTACCCCCATGCCCAACGTGCCCCAGATGGGCGCCGTGTGGGGCCCCTGGAGTCAGGCTGTGGCCCAGAGCGTGCAGAAGGCGAACCAGAACTACGCGCAGATCCTGGATAAGGCTGTGCAGGAAATCAACGGCAACATCAAGTAA
- a CDS encoding ABC transporter permease subunit, whose protein sequence is MTTTLSARAPRRAAPAPQGTRGFLLAVLILAALLGASALLGWLLSLLTAQVVPGAPAYLILVWSLLALVVLAPLTYNTFPWIGSWFYLLPALVFVLAFTVFPVILTINYAFTNYSGQNSGSPDSAARTAATLSADRRVLTLPELGEETAAQFLRCKAPTCAGDTVVLYDEEASTPVRQKVASVEGNRVTLSAPVAETLAVTEATRINRYGYVGLANFQEIFSKASRALWPVFLWTVVFAFSTVVINALAGLILGILLYNKNLKGRNIYRTLLFLPWAIPAVISVQMWVALFNQQFGIVNKSLGLLGIVAIPWLNDPLWAKISILLVNLWLGFPYMMTATISALSTINDDLYEAASIDGASRWQQITGITLPLLRTSFTPILLSGFAFNFNNFGIIYLLTAGGPAQEGRESTAQSTDILLSWGYNTAFVSSGGQNFALASAIALIIFFLTLAISVVNFKAAGVFEEARK, encoded by the coding sequence ATGACCACAACGCTGTCTGCCCGCGCGCCCCGGCGCGCCGCCCCGGCCCCGCAAGGCACGCGCGGCTTTCTTCTGGCTGTGCTGATTCTGGCGGCCCTGCTGGGCGCCAGTGCGCTGCTCGGCTGGCTGCTTTCGCTGCTGACGGCCCAGGTGGTCCCTGGCGCCCCCGCCTACCTGATTCTGGTGTGGTCGCTGCTGGCCCTGGTGGTGCTCGCGCCGCTGACCTACAACACCTTTCCCTGGATTGGCTCGTGGTTTTACCTGCTGCCGGCGCTGGTCTTCGTGCTGGCCTTTACGGTCTTCCCGGTCATTCTGACCATCAATTACGCCTTTACCAACTACAGTGGCCAGAACAGCGGCAGCCCCGACAGCGCGGCGCGCACGGCGGCCACCCTCAGTGCCGACCGCCGCGTGCTGACACTTCCGGAGCTGGGCGAGGAGACAGCCGCGCAGTTCCTGAGATGTAAGGCCCCCACCTGCGCCGGAGACACCGTTGTGCTTTACGACGAGGAAGCCTCGACCCCTGTGCGTCAGAAAGTCGCCAGTGTGGAGGGCAACCGCGTGACCCTCAGCGCCCCCGTGGCCGAGACCCTGGCCGTGACCGAGGCCACCCGCATCAACCGCTACGGGTACGTGGGGCTGGCCAACTTCCAGGAGATTTTCAGCAAGGCCAGTCGCGCCCTGTGGCCAGTGTTCCTGTGGACGGTGGTGTTCGCCTTCAGCACGGTGGTGATCAACGCGCTGGCCGGCCTGATTCTGGGCATCCTGCTGTACAACAAGAACCTCAAGGGCCGCAATATCTACCGCACGCTGCTGTTCCTGCCGTGGGCCATTCCAGCGGTGATCAGCGTGCAGATGTGGGTGGCGCTGTTCAACCAGCAGTTCGGCATTGTGAACAAGTCGCTGGGCCTCCTGGGCATCGTGGCCATTCCCTGGCTGAACGATCCGCTGTGGGCCAAGATCAGCATTCTGCTGGTGAACCTGTGGCTGGGCTTTCCCTACATGATGACTGCCACCATCAGCGCCCTGAGCACCATCAACGACGACCTGTACGAGGCCGCCAGCATTGACGGTGCCAGCCGCTGGCAGCAGATCACCGGCATCACCCTGCCGCTGCTGCGCACCTCGTTCACGCCGATTTTGCTCTCGGGCTTTGCCTTTAACTTCAACAACTTCGGCATTATTTACCTGCTCACGGCGGGCGGCCCCGCACAGGAAGGCCGCGAAAGCACCGCCCAGAGCACCGACATCCTGCTCTCGTGGGGTTACAACACCGCCTTCGTATCCAGCGGCGGCCAGAACTTCGCCCTGGCCAGCGCCATCGCCCTGATCATCTTCTTCCTGACCCTGGCGATCAGTGTGGTGAACTTCAAGGCCGCTGGGGTGTTCGAGGAGGCCCGCAAATGA
- a CDS encoding sugar ABC transporter permease — MTSVPGPSSSGPSSLPPGGYVHREPGPLRRALPWLVLAAILLGLGYLGSVLVESLQDKQKSFSIYFVERGWVRFLLFLLAATGLLALTSFIGQRLGMARTGRRISYWGVLGTQLTHLFLMLVVLVAIYPLVYVLIAAFDPRNSLFAFPDFENPNILYRSGLLPNLQVLSYENFRKLFEGFTVPLWQLVLAVLGGAAGAALLLMKGVSKLSGRPEGLRTPMRWAGWLLLGALALIVVFMTPAQFTGETNESKFVLSVRNTLLVSGITGLMAIILSTTAGYAMARLRFAGRFQTLLFFIFIQMFPVFLALVAVYKMLTDLGLANTFTGLILAYSGGAIAFNTWIFKGYVESLPESLEEAAMVDGATRWQTFLRVVLPLSGGMMVFIFLNQFIGTYAEFILANVLLTGVEQWTVGVMLRSFTTGQFSTKWGVFAAAATLGALPIIALFYAFQNFFVGGAVAGGVKE; from the coding sequence ATGACCTCTGTGCCTGGTCCCTCTTCTTCAGGCCCGTCCTCGCTGCCGCCGGGCGGTTACGTGCACCGCGAGCCGGGGCCCCTGCGCCGCGCGCTGCCCTGGCTGGTGCTGGCCGCCATCCTGCTGGGCCTGGGGTACCTGGGCTCTGTTCTGGTCGAGAGCCTGCAGGACAAGCAAAAAAGCTTCTCCATTTACTTCGTGGAGCGCGGGTGGGTGCGTTTCCTGCTGTTCCTGCTGGCGGCCACTGGTCTGCTGGCCCTGACCAGTTTTATTGGGCAACGCCTGGGCATGGCGCGCACCGGGCGCCGCATTAGCTACTGGGGCGTGCTGGGCACGCAGCTGACCCACCTCTTCCTGATGCTGGTGGTGCTGGTGGCCATCTACCCCCTGGTGTACGTGTTAATCGCCGCCTTCGATCCGCGCAACAGCCTCTTTGCCTTCCCGGACTTCGAAAACCCCAACATCCTGTACCGCTCGGGCCTGCTGCCCAACCTGCAGGTGCTGAGCTACGAGAACTTCCGCAAGCTGTTTGAAGGCTTCACCGTGCCGCTGTGGCAACTGGTGCTGGCCGTGCTGGGCGGGGCGGCCGGCGCCGCGCTGCTGCTGATGAAAGGCGTAAGCAAGCTGTCCGGCCGCCCCGAGGGCCTGCGCACGCCTATGCGCTGGGCCGGCTGGCTGCTGCTGGGCGCCCTGGCCCTGATCGTGGTGTTCATGACCCCGGCGCAGTTCACCGGTGAGACCAACGAGAGCAAGTTCGTGCTCTCGGTGCGCAACACGCTGCTGGTGTCGGGGATTACGGGCCTCATGGCGATCATCCTGTCCACCACGGCGGGCTACGCCATGGCCCGGCTGCGCTTCGCCGGCCGCTTTCAGACGCTGCTGTTTTTCATCTTCATCCAGATGTTCCCGGTGTTCTTGGCGCTGGTGGCGGTGTACAAGATGCTCACCGACCTGGGACTGGCGAACACCTTCACAGGCCTGATCCTGGCGTATTCCGGCGGTGCCATTGCCTTTAACACCTGGATTTTCAAAGGCTACGTGGAGAGCCTGCCCGAATCGCTGGAGGAAGCCGCGATGGTGGACGGCGCCACCCGCTGGCAGACCTTCCTGCGCGTGGTGCTGCCGCTCTCGGGCGGAATGATGGTGTTCATCTTCCTGAACCAGTTCATTGGCACCTACGCCGAGTTCATCCTGGCGAACGTGCTGCTCACTGGCGTGGAGCAGTGGACGGTGGGCGTGATGCTGCGCTCGTTCACCACCGGGCAATTCAGCACCAAGTGGGGCGTGTTCGCGGCTGCCGCCACGCTGGGCGCCCTGCCGATCATTGCGCTGTTCTACGCCTTCCAGAACTTCTTCGTGGGCGGCGCTGTGGCAGGCGGTGTGAAAGAGTAA
- the pckA gene encoding phosphoenolpyruvate carboxykinase (ATP) codes for MSLTAPNPLADLGIKTTVHLNPGVDELYAHAIRLGEGVQAACGPLTVRTNKTGRSPKDRFIVEDEQTRDTVWWGGFNTPIGADVFDRLLEKMTRYAADKELFVQQVYAGTDPRYRIGCRMVTEMAYHSLFIRNMFVRPSEAERANFHEDWTVLNIPSFKADPATDGTRSNTFIIVNFTRKMIIAGGTQYAGENKKGIFGVLNYLLPAQGVMPMHCSANVGADGDVALFFGLSGTGKTTLSADPSRKLIGDDEHGWTDTGIFNFEGGCYAKVINLNAEAEPAIYQTTRTYGTVLENVVLDGSGLPDLNDGSLTENTRSAYPIDQIANVQPGSIAGHPKNIVFLTADAYGVLPPISRLSPEQTMYQFISGFTAKIPGTEDGVTEPSPTFSTCFGAPFMPRHPGEYARLLAQKVQESGARVWLVNTGWTGGKYGTGKRMSIAHTRAMLSAALSGALDHVAFEKEPFFGLEIPTEVPGVPAAVLNPREAWSDQAAYDETACKLARMFRENFGRFEDGVNPAVTASMPNPDA; via the coding sequence ATGAGCCTGACCGCCCCCAATCCCCTGGCCGATCTCGGCATCAAAACAACGGTGCATCTGAATCCTGGCGTGGACGAGCTGTATGCCCACGCCATTCGTCTGGGCGAAGGCGTGCAGGCCGCCTGCGGGCCGCTGACCGTGCGCACGAACAAAACGGGCCGCAGCCCCAAGGACCGTTTCATCGTGGAAGACGAGCAAACGCGGGACACGGTGTGGTGGGGCGGCTTTAACACTCCCATTGGCGCAGACGTGTTTGACCGCCTGCTGGAGAAGATGACCCGCTACGCGGCCGATAAGGAACTGTTTGTGCAGCAGGTGTACGCGGGGACTGACCCCCGCTACCGTATCGGCTGCCGTATGGTCACCGAGATGGCCTACCACTCGCTGTTTATCCGCAACATGTTCGTGCGGCCCAGCGAGGCAGAGCGGGCGAACTTCCACGAGGACTGGACGGTGCTGAATATCCCGTCGTTCAAGGCTGACCCGGCCACCGACGGCACCCGCAGCAACACCTTCATCATCGTGAATTTCACGCGCAAGATGATCATTGCGGGCGGCACCCAGTACGCGGGCGAGAACAAGAAGGGCATTTTCGGCGTGCTGAACTACCTGCTGCCGGCCCAGGGCGTGATGCCCATGCACTGCTCGGCCAATGTGGGGGCAGACGGCGATGTGGCGCTGTTTTTCGGCCTCAGCGGCACCGGCAAGACCACCCTCTCGGCCGACCCCAGCCGCAAGCTGATTGGCGACGACGAGCACGGCTGGACCGACACCGGCATCTTCAACTTTGAGGGCGGCTGCTACGCCAAAGTCATTAACCTGAACGCCGAGGCCGAGCCGGCCATCTACCAGACCACGCGCACCTACGGCACGGTGCTGGAAAACGTGGTGCTGGACGGCAGCGGCCTGCCCGACCTGAACGACGGCAGCCTGACCGAGAACACCCGCAGCGCCTACCCCATTGACCAGATTGCCAACGTGCAACCCGGCAGCATTGCCGGCCACCCCAAGAACATCGTGTTCCTGACCGCCGACGCCTACGGGGTGCTGCCGCCCATCTCGCGCCTGAGCCCGGAACAGACGATGTACCAGTTCATCAGCGGCTTTACTGCCAAGATTCCCGGCACCGAAGACGGCGTGACCGAGCCCAGCCCCACCTTCAGCACCTGCTTCGGCGCGCCCTTCATGCCCCGCCACCCCGGCGAGTACGCCCGTCTGCTGGCCCAGAAGGTGCAGGAGAGCGGCGCCCGCGTGTGGCTGGTGAACACCGGCTGGACCGGCGGCAAGTACGGCACCGGCAAGCGCATGAGCATTGCCCACACCCGCGCCATGCTGAGTGCGGCGCTGTCCGGGGCACTGGACCACGTGGCCTTTGAGAAAGAGCCTTTCTTCGGTCTGGAGATTCCTACCGAGGTGCCGGGCGTGCCCGCCGCCGTGCTGAATCCCCGCGAGGCCTGGAGCGATCAGGCGGCCTACGACGAGACCGCCTGCAAGCTGGCACGCATGTTCCGCGAGAACTTTGGGCGCTTTGAAGATGGCGTGAACCCGGCGGTGACCGCCAGCATGCCCAACCCCGACGCGTAA
- a CDS encoding alginate biosynthesis protein AlgP: MTNESTGGVSKRSLLLLGGLAALALNKDTRRALVHGSRSAWSGTQGTVTDTLAPALLGAAHSAKEVAVHTASTLREEGVPKAGALLSQVAHVAGELVGQAQERALHLAGEAGQATAHVAARGGERAKQVLHVAQAGVGHTVADAQGAGRELLASVHDRVGHVLHEAADGHEARKRRAERTLRQARREAMRDLQGGKKALKAHQLEKAVAKRLAPLEKQLTRELRLLEKQRQRARRDDKRGSGLGGGVTALVLLGTGAVVLARVPAARQGILNAVEGYSPEAAQSLRQAGRNARNLIGTMWLERIEEEKATPAPGAARPTQAATTGATWGGAVAPDSPAAAKTAAETEKTEAKVTDPNAEAAKAKSDAPKADTKGGKSAGATN; this comes from the coding sequence ATGACCAATGAATCCACGGGCGGCGTGAGCAAGCGCAGCCTGCTGCTGCTGGGGGGCCTGGCCGCCCTGGCCCTGAACAAGGACACCCGCCGCGCACTGGTGCACGGCAGCCGCTCGGCCTGGAGTGGCACCCAGGGCACGGTGACGGATACCCTGGCCCCCGCCCTGCTGGGCGCGGCGCACTCGGCCAAGGAAGTGGCGGTGCACACGGCGTCCACGCTGCGCGAGGAAGGCGTGCCCAAGGCGGGCGCCCTGCTGAGCCAGGTGGCGCACGTGGCGGGTGAGCTGGTGGGGCAGGCCCAGGAGCGCGCCCTGCACCTTGCGGGCGAGGCCGGGCAGGCCACCGCCCATGTCGCTGCGCGCGGCGGCGAGCGTGCCAAGCAGGTGCTGCATGTGGCGCAGGCCGGCGTGGGCCATACCGTGGCCGATGCCCAGGGTGCCGGGCGCGAACTGTTGGCCAGCGTGCACGACCGCGTGGGCCATGTGCTGCACGAGGCCGCCGACGGCCACGAGGCCCGCAAACGCCGCGCCGAGCGCACGCTGCGCCAGGCCCGCCGCGAGGCCATGCGCGACCTGCAAGGCGGCAAGAAGGCCCTGAAGGCCCACCAGCTGGAAAAAGCCGTGGCCAAGCGCCTGGCCCCGCTGGAAAAACAGCTGACGCGCGAGCTGCGCCTGCTGGAGAAACAGCGCCAGCGCGCCCGCCGCGACGACAAGCGCGGCTCGGGGCTGGGCGGCGGCGTGACGGCCCTGGTGTTGCTGGGCACGGGTGCCGTGGTGCTGGCCCGCGTCCCGGCTGCCCGCCAGGGCATTCTGAACGCGGTGGAGGGCTACAGCCCCGAAGCCGCGCAGTCGCTGCGCCAGGCCGGCCGCAACGCCCGCAACCTGATTGGCACCATGTGGTTGGAACGCATTGAGGAAGAAAAGGCCACCCCGGCCCCCGGTGCGGCGCGCCCCACCCAGGCGGCCACCACGGGCGCCACCTGGGGCGGCGCCGTGGCCCCGGACTCGCCCGCTGCCGCCAAGACGGCCGCCGAAACGGAAAAGACCGAGGCCAAGGTCACCGACCCGAACGCGGAAGCCGCCAAGGCCAAGAGCGACGCTCCGAAGGCGGATACCAAGGGTGGCAAGTCGGCGGGCGCGACCAACTGA
- a CDS encoding DNA repair protein RecN, with the protein MTRKARARAADSSAVAPAPQAPAPAGPPPLTRLEVRHLATIEALSLDFGAGLSVFTGETGAGKSIIVDALGLLLGSRANTDLIRSGETDLLVTGFWADDVASRRVTTQGRSTARLDGEVVSLRELQDWAARRLTIHWQHSAVSLLTPANQRALLDRQLPKETAAYASAYRAWTEARERLDALRTSERERARQLDLLGFQAKEIADLGPQPGEEEPLQADLTRLANLDTIAQSAAAALNLLSDGDENALGFLNEAARALNASARYDDTSAQLQRELKEALDSIQAVVGELRGVAEDQAPDPEELARVEARLGALGKLRAKYGPTLDDVVAFHAQVEEELAALQRDEQDAGTLDAEVERLFSEVRRAGQALDDARAEHALPLAEALLAVIRQLGMPHARLAFHLAPLPEPAGYGLSDVALHFTANPGEELAPLADVASGGELSRVMLAISTVLGADTPAVVFDEVDAGIGGSAAHAVAAQLRTLAASRQVLVVTHLAQIAAQAHHHYKVEKSVEGGRTVSRVRLLDEAERLEEIARMLSGNTSEAALQHARELLSAPA; encoded by the coding sequence GTGACCCGAAAGGCCCGCGCGCGCGCAGCAGATTCATCGGCCGTGGCCCCAGCGCCCCAGGCGCCGGCCCCGGCTGGCCCGCCCCCCCTCACCCGCCTGGAGGTGCGGCACCTCGCCACTATTGAGGCGCTGAGCCTGGATTTCGGCGCCGGCCTCAGTGTCTTTACTGGCGAAACAGGTGCGGGCAAGAGCATCATCGTGGACGCCCTGGGTCTGTTGCTGGGGTCGCGCGCCAACACCGACCTGATCCGCAGCGGCGAAACCGACCTGCTGGTCACGGGCTTCTGGGCCGACGACGTGGCCAGCCGCCGCGTGACCACCCAGGGCCGCAGCACCGCGCGGCTGGACGGCGAGGTGGTCAGCCTGCGCGAACTGCAGGACTGGGCCGCCCGGCGCCTCACCATTCACTGGCAGCACAGCGCGGTGAGCCTGCTGACCCCCGCCAACCAGCGCGCCCTGCTGGACCGGCAACTGCCGAAAGAGACCGCCGCCTACGCCAGCGCCTACCGCGCCTGGACGGAAGCCCGCGAGCGCCTGGACGCCCTGCGCACCAGCGAGCGCGAGCGCGCCCGGCAGCTGGACCTGCTGGGTTTTCAGGCCAAAGAGATTGCCGACCTGGGCCCCCAGCCCGGCGAGGAAGAGCCCCTGCAGGCCGACCTGACCCGGCTGGCCAACCTGGACACCATTGCCCAGAGTGCCGCCGCCGCCCTGAACCTGCTGAGCGACGGCGACGAGAACGCGCTGGGCTTTCTGAACGAGGCCGCGCGCGCCCTGAACGCCAGTGCCCGCTACGACGACACCAGTGCCCAGTTGCAGCGCGAACTGAAAGAAGCCTTGGACAGCATTCAGGCCGTGGTGGGCGAACTGCGCGGCGTGGCCGAGGATCAGGCCCCCGACCCCGAGGAACTGGCCCGGGTGGAAGCCCGCTTAGGCGCACTGGGCAAGCTGCGCGCCAAGTACGGCCCCACCCTGGATGACGTGGTGGCCTTTCACGCCCAGGTGGAAGAGGAACTGGCCGCCCTGCAGCGCGACGAGCAGGACGCCGGCACCCTGGACGCCGAGGTGGAGCGCCTGTTCAGCGAAGTGCGCCGCGCCGGACAGGCCCTGGACGACGCCCGCGCCGAGCATGCCCTCCCGCTGGCCGAGGCCCTGCTGGCCGTGATCCGGCAACTGGGGATGCCGCACGCCCGGCTGGCCTTTCACCTCGCGCCGCTGCCCGAGCCAGCCGGGTATGGCCTGAGCGACGTGGCCCTGCACTTCACCGCCAACCCCGGCGAGGAACTGGCCCCCCTGGCCGACGTGGCCTCGGGCGGCGAACTCTCGCGCGTGATGCTGGCCATCAGCACGGTCCTGGGGGCCGACACGCCCGCTGTGGTGTTCGACGAGGTGGACGCCGGGATTGGCGGCAGCGCCGCGCACGCAGTGGCTGCGCAGTTGCGGACGCTGGCGGCGTCGCGGCAGGTGCTGGTGGTGACCCACCTGGCCCAGATTGCCGCGCAGGCCCACCACCATTACAAGGTGGAAAAGAGCGTGGAAGGTGGACGCACCGTCAGCCGTGTGCGCCTGCTGGACGAGGCCGAACGCCTGGAAGAAATTGCGCGGATGCTCAGTGGCAACACCAGCGAAGCGGCCCTGCAGCATGCCCGCGAACTGCTGAGCGCCCCGGCCTGA
- a CDS encoding protease complex subunit PrcB family protein — protein sequence MKRILPVVLPLTAGLLSACTMTGPGNLRVHEALLYGGTQERVVWVYGTAQGGQSSVKIGNTPVDLRAQGSGNLALSGTLSVNGGATYRLPTTPMAQKLSVTRAASGLFMVSPQPGAALSAVYYTDGRTWTKLAGVQGTVAGTPVDGLAGAGRLTADEARALGRELLNQGPLAVAVLDERSLPDAPLTIEPAPSEYLRTGLYILPNVPQASTPTSPTPGTPTGGARVTFTEVASGTNATATAFSAQLATTSAAALNLYAQAYGRQTGAPTPPSISGNTLVGVFLGQRPTGGYTVKVTGVAASGGTLTVTVRVTAPSGFATQAITSPWTIVRVPGTYSRVTVVDEQGQPLQGGGESR from the coding sequence ATGAAGCGAATTCTCCCCGTCGTCCTGCCCCTGACCGCAGGACTTCTGAGCGCCTGCACCATGACTGGCCCCGGCAACCTGCGGGTGCACGAAGCGCTGCTGTACGGCGGCACCCAGGAGCGCGTGGTGTGGGTGTACGGCACCGCCCAGGGCGGCCAGAGCAGCGTCAAGATTGGCAATACCCCGGTGGATCTGCGTGCCCAGGGGAGCGGGAACCTGGCCCTTAGCGGCACCCTCAGCGTGAATGGCGGCGCCACCTACCGCCTGCCCACCACGCCTATGGCCCAGAAACTGAGTGTGACGCGCGCGGCCAGCGGCCTCTTTATGGTCAGCCCGCAGCCCGGCGCGGCCCTCAGCGCCGTGTATTACACCGATGGCCGCACCTGGACCAAGCTGGCCGGTGTGCAGGGCACCGTGGCCGGCACCCCCGTGGATGGCCTGGCCGGCGCCGGGCGCCTGACCGCCGACGAGGCCCGCGCCCTGGGCCGCGAACTGCTGAATCAGGGCCCGCTGGCCGTGGCCGTGCTGGACGAGCGTAGCCTCCCCGACGCCCCCCTGACCATTGAGCCTGCGCCCAGCGAATACCTGCGCACCGGGCTGTACATTCTGCCGAATGTGCCCCAGGCCAGCACCCCCACCTCGCCCACCCCAGGCACCCCCACAGGAGGCGCGCGCGTGACCTTTACCGAAGTCGCCAGTGGCACCAACGCGACCGCCACCGCCTTCAGTGCCCAGCTGGCGACCACCAGCGCAGCGGCCCTGAATCTGTACGCCCAGGCCTACGGCCGCCAGACCGGCGCGCCCACCCCACCCAGCATCAGCGGCAATACCCTGGTGGGCGTGTTCCTGGGCCAGCGTCCCACAGGCGGCTACACCGTGAAGGTGACGGGCGTGGCGGCCAGTGGCGGCACCCTCACCGTGACCGTGCGGGTGACGGCCCCCAGCGGTTTTGCCACCCAGGCCATTACCAGCCCCTGGACGATTGTGCGCGTGCCGGGCACGTATAGCCGCGTGACCGTGGTAGATGAGCAGGGTCAGCCGCTCCAGGGCGGTGGCGAGAGCCGCTAA
- a CDS encoding BMP family lipoprotein: MKKMLTIALALTVSVASAQTVRVGLAYDAGGKFDKSFNQSAYEGSQRAVKAFGIQTKDFEPSDPSQTVQGIREFANQGFDLTIGVGFANNASISQVAKENPDLYFGLVDDVSQQKNVASLIFAEEQGSYLVGYIAGMNSSTGVVGFVGGMDIPLIHKFEAGFKAGVRAANPKARVIAQYVGTTPEAWNNPAKAKEIAGSMRAKGVDIIFAAAGGSGNGVIDYIKQTQCLKASQLPAGVKFNTNNFANIKKSASYTRACAGNTRPMFFIGVDKNQNPQGDYDNNPATMNHGLTSMLKRVDNAVYALIRDVKEGKFKGGERRFGLREGGVGYAVDQYNRVLITSAQVARVEAVKAKIISGAIKVPTTR, from the coding sequence ATGAAAAAAATGCTGACCATCGCCCTTGCCCTGACCGTCTCGGTCGCCTCTGCCCAGACCGTGCGCGTTGGCCTCGCCTACGACGCCGGCGGCAAATTCGACAAGAGCTTTAACCAGAGCGCCTACGAAGGCAGCCAGCGCGCCGTCAAGGCCTTTGGCATCCAGACCAAGGACTTCGAGCCCAGCGACCCCAGCCAGACCGTGCAGGGCATCCGCGAGTTCGCCAACCAGGGCTTTGACCTGACCATCGGCGTGGGCTTTGCCAACAACGCCAGCATCTCGCAGGTGGCCAAGGAAAACCCCGACCTGTACTTCGGTCTGGTGGACGACGTTTCGCAGCAGAAGAACGTCGCCAGCCTGATCTTCGCTGAAGAGCAGGGCAGCTACCTCGTGGGCTACATCGCCGGCATGAACTCCTCCACGGGCGTGGTGGGCTTCGTGGGCGGCATGGACATCCCCCTGATCCACAAGTTTGAAGCCGGCTTCAAGGCAGGCGTCCGGGCCGCCAACCCCAAGGCCCGCGTCATTGCGCAGTACGTGGGCACCACCCCCGAAGCCTGGAACAACCCCGCCAAGGCCAAGGAAATCGCCGGCAGCATGCGCGCCAAGGGCGTGGACATCATCTTCGCGGCGGCCGGTGGCTCGGGCAACGGCGTCATTGACTACATCAAGCAGACCCAGTGCCTCAAGGCCAGCCAGCTGCCTGCTGGCGTGAAGTTCAACACCAACAACTTCGCCAACATCAAGAAGAGCGCCAGCTACACCCGCGCCTGCGCTGGCAACACCCGCCCCATGTTCTTCATCGGCGTGGACAAGAACCAGAACCCCCAGGGCGACTACGACAACAACCCCGCCACCATGAACCACGGCCTGACCAGCATGCTCAAGCGTGTGGACAACGCCGTGTACGCCCTGATCCGCGACGTGAAGGAAGGCAAGTTCAAGGGTGGCGAGCGCCGCTTCGGCCTGCGCGAAGGCGGCGTGGGTTACGCCGTGGACCAGTACAACCGCGTGCTGATCACCAGCGCCCAGGTGGCCCGCGTGGAAGCCGTGAAGGCCAAGATCATCAGCGGCGCCATCAAGGTTCCCACCACCCGCTAA